The Thermocrinis ruber genome has a window encoding:
- a CDS encoding NADH-quinone oxidoreductase subunit N, with amino-acid sequence MELKDLIQIEIPKLALFVPELIVLITGFLLFSLDLIYKRLSHTLAISVSVIGYTLALLYLVFNFDLTGETFYGLYIRDSFSSLLQFFMILLTIILLAFTLQYQRFKRSLYGEFYYLLAFSLFGGMVLASSYNLLLIYIALEAVSVSFYILTALQRRDFTSKEGAFKYLILGGLAIALASYGAVFLYIYAGSFDLRHVLHFNAPDKGFLILGLVFFLFGLAIKIGVVPFHFWLPDAYQGAPTPITAYMSSVGKIAFFAPVIRVMPLVQEGFHNTWVLVVGTLAVITFLYGNFVALVQKDVKRMLAYSSIAHSGYILAGVSVASAIGLKAVIYFLLAYSIMGMLGFLVLAVLERSGSWENKLEDFDGLKYSQNFMAWVFAIALLSLLGVPPTVGFLAKALVFMSLAYGKLWWIGILMIVGIGVSTGYYLRLIVLMFMKERERRVIANPTGFEKASMILMAASLLILGILPMLLWNYISPTSEMLFRR; translated from the coding sequence ATGGAACTAAAGGATCTAATCCAGATTGAAATTCCAAAGCTTGCCCTCTTTGTTCCAGAGCTGATAGTTCTGATCACGGGCTTTTTGCTCTTTAGCCTTGACCTTATATACAAAAGGCTCTCCCATACTTTGGCAATAAGCGTTAGTGTGATAGGCTACACCTTGGCACTGCTCTATCTGGTCTTTAACTTTGACCTCACAGGAGAGACCTTTTACGGGCTCTATATCAGGGATAGTTTTTCCTCTTTGCTTCAGTTTTTTATGATACTGCTTACCATAATACTTCTTGCCTTTACCCTTCAGTATCAGAGGTTTAAAAGGTCCCTATATGGAGAGTTTTATTACCTTCTGGCTTTCTCCCTTTTTGGTGGTATGGTCCTTGCCAGTTCTTATAACCTGCTTCTGATATACATAGCCCTTGAGGCGGTTTCTGTGTCCTTTTATATCCTTACAGCCCTGCAAAGGAGGGACTTTACCTCAAAGGAGGGTGCGTTCAAATACCTAATATTGGGTGGGCTTGCCATAGCCTTGGCGTCCTATGGTGCTGTTTTCTTATACATATATGCCGGCTCCTTTGATTTAAGGCATGTTCTTCACTTCAATGCACCGGACAAGGGCTTTCTTATTCTGGGCTTGGTATTTTTTCTCTTTGGCCTGGCTATAAAGATAGGGGTTGTACCTTTTCATTTTTGGCTACCGGACGCCTACCAAGGTGCGCCCACACCCATAACCGCCTACATGTCCAGCGTGGGCAAAATAGCCTTCTTTGCACCGGTGATAAGGGTAATGCCCTTGGTTCAGGAGGGTTTTCATAACACTTGGGTTTTAGTAGTTGGAACCTTGGCGGTAATTACCTTCCTTTACGGAAACTTTGTAGCACTTGTTCAGAAGGATGTAAAAAGGATGCTTGCCTACTCTTCCATAGCCCACTCGGGCTACATTTTGGCAGGTGTGTCTGTAGCCAGTGCCATAGGATTAAAGGCGGTTATTTACTTTCTTTTGGCATACTCCATAATGGGTATGCTTGGCTTTTTGGTTCTGGCAGTTTTGGAGCGTAGCGGAAGTTGGGAAAACAAGTTGGAGGACTTTGACGGACTAAAGTATTCGCAGAATTTTATGGCATGGGTTTTTGCCATAGCCCTTTTATCACTCCTTGGTGTTCCTCCCACGGTGGGCTTTTTGGCAAAGGCTTTGGTTTTTATGTCTTTGGCTTACGGTAAGCTGTGGTGGATCGGTATTTTGATGATCGTTGGAATAGGTGTATCCACAGGGTACTATTTAAGGTTGATCGTGCTCATGTTTATGAAGGAGAGAGAAAGGCGAGTGATTGCAAATCCTACAGGTTTTGAAAAGGCGTCCATGATTCTGATGGCAGCGTCTTTGCTGATTCTTGGCATACTTCCTATGCTCCTTTGGAATTACATTAGCCCTACTTCAGAGATGCTCTTTAGGAGGTAA
- a CDS encoding complex I subunit 4 family protein has product MELVPAVFPFIPLSIVLPLLGIVLIVLLEEKFAKWIALVFSGAVFVLSLVSLLYFDFSQAQKVQFYQSITLIEELKLSLSFGADGLSYLMYILTTLVSFVAICWSIRDHQINHRLKEYYTWFLLSESSLVGVFTSWDLLVFYVFYELTLVPMFFVIGIWGYKLRLYSAYKFFVYIFVSSLFFLLGIVSIAVEHYRQFGKFSFSYFDLLQNQYSLAFGLFLFLLFFIAFAVKTPIVPFHTWLPDAHGEAPTAGSVVLAAILLKMGTYALLRFNIGLFPEVAVFLMPVLVLWGIATIIFASWFTISQSNVKRFVAYSSVSHMGFVVAGMFLLNKEGLRASIMEMFAHGLTSASLFMMAGFIYNRLHSFNMQALRGSIRFMPVFAVLTAITGFSSMGLPGGSSFWGKFLTIMGAREYTLQLALLVLAGAFFSVLYMLYLLKTLYLDVKEEGRLVHFTDVRGFKLVAFLLVVVPMLMVGLLPFLFFAFFDAHIDLLLRMVLKSLGGGLWN; this is encoded by the coding sequence ATGGAGCTTGTGCCTGCGGTTTTTCCCTTCATTCCTTTGAGTATAGTCCTGCCTCTGCTGGGCATAGTGCTCATTGTTCTTCTTGAGGAAAAATTTGCCAAGTGGATTGCCCTTGTCTTTTCGGGTGCGGTCTTTGTTCTCTCTTTGGTTTCTCTCCTTTACTTTGACTTTTCTCAAGCCCAAAAGGTTCAGTTTTACCAAAGCATTACCCTAATTGAGGAGCTGAAGCTAAGTCTCTCCTTTGGTGCAGATGGACTTTCCTACCTTATGTATATTCTTACTACCCTGGTTTCCTTTGTAGCTATATGCTGGTCTATAAGGGACCATCAGATAAACCACCGGCTGAAGGAGTACTACACCTGGTTTTTGCTCTCTGAGAGCTCCCTCGTGGGTGTATTCACCAGCTGGGACTTGCTCGTCTTTTATGTCTTTTATGAGCTTACCCTTGTGCCCATGTTCTTTGTTATAGGCATATGGGGCTACAAGCTAAGGCTATACTCTGCCTACAAGTTCTTTGTTTATATCTTTGTCTCTTCTTTGTTTTTCCTTCTGGGGATAGTAAGCATTGCGGTGGAGCATTATAGACAGTTTGGTAAATTCTCCTTTTCCTACTTTGACCTCCTGCAAAACCAGTATAGCTTAGCTTTTGGACTTTTCCTTTTCCTTCTCTTCTTTATTGCCTTTGCGGTAAAGACGCCCATAGTGCCCTTTCATACGTGGCTTCCCGATGCCCACGGTGAGGCTCCCACCGCTGGTTCTGTGGTGCTGGCGGCGATCCTCTTAAAGATGGGTACTTATGCCCTTCTAAGGTTTAACATTGGGCTTTTCCCAGAGGTTGCGGTCTTTTTGATGCCTGTCCTTGTGCTTTGGGGCATAGCCACCATAATCTTTGCCTCTTGGTTCACCATAAGCCAGAGCAATGTTAAGCGTTTTGTTGCATACTCTTCTGTTAGCCACATGGGCTTTGTGGTGGCGGGTATGTTTTTACTCAACAAGGAAGGTCTTAGGGCGAGCATAATGGAGATGTTTGCCCACGGACTTACCTCTGCCTCTTTGTTTATGATGGCAGGTTTTATATACAACAGACTGCACAGTTTTAACATGCAGGCACTGAGGGGTTCCATAAGGTTTATGCCAGTGTTTGCGGTTCTTACTGCCATAACGGGCTTTTCTTCTATGGGTCTTCCGGGTGGTTCTTCCTTTTGGGGTAAGTTTTTGACCATAATGGGTGCAAGGGAATACACCTTGCAATTGGCACTCCTTGTCCTTGCTGGTGCCTTCTTCAGCGTCCTTTATATGCTTTATCTGTTAAAAACCTTATACTTGGATGTTAAAGAAGAGGGTAGGCTTGTCCATTTTACGGATGTCAGGGGGTTTAAGTTGGTTGCCTTCCTGTTGGTGGTGGTGCCCATGCTTATGGTGGGGCTTCTACCTTTCCTCTTCTTTGCCTTCTTTGACGCCCACATTGACCTTCTTCTTAGGATGGTATTAAAAAGCTTAGGGGGTGGCTTATGGAACTAA
- the nuoL gene encoding NADH-quinone oxidoreductase subunit L: MDALLIILFPLLAFLLIGLFGRRLGDLPSAIITVLGSTLSFIFSIPALLKALNSPFSVKLYDFISLGSYTLTLGLYFDPLSAITTSLVCLISTLIFIYSIGYMENLFGQWTYKFYAYLSLFLFSMLLIVLSDNLLGMFFGWEGVGLASYLLIGYFHQQKYATNSAFEAFVMNRIGDWLFLFGIFSIFYLFGSLNLLEIFSKVKEIDPNLLGLAVLLLFGGAVGKSGQVPLHTWLPNAMAGPTPVSALLHSSTMVAAGVYMGARLYPVFESAPQSLKVVALIGGITALFASLAATSHTDIKKIIAFSTMSQLGLMFLALGIGDMSSAMFHLTTHAFFKALLFLSAGSIIHAFHHHARDIYEVGGLRKHMPITYATFFVGALALAGIFPFAGFWSKDLIIASSYEASFGLGVFVSFVSFLTAYYIFREGFVMFYGPERHKEHFEEEPHEAPSVMLVPMVVLAIGSAVVGFFEGWYMSALKDHKEMHLNIAISSVVIALLGIGLAYLVFVKRVLDPEKLYQSLKPVHTTFKEQFFTERLYHKGFAKGYMELSRGLFLVGDRFLIDGFINLLNFLYFKVVKFLWIKLDIYTVDLFVNGVAKFSFRFGRKASLIQTGLLNNYVAFLLFGLVVLLGIIIYFMR; this comes from the coding sequence ATGGACGCGTTGTTAATTATTTTATTCCCACTTCTTGCCTTTTTGCTGATAGGACTTTTTGGCAGAAGGCTGGGAGATTTACCTTCAGCTATAATAACAGTCTTGGGAAGTACCCTCTCATTCATCTTCTCAATCCCTGCCCTCTTGAAAGCTTTGAATTCTCCCTTTTCTGTCAAACTCTACGACTTTATAAGCCTTGGCTCTTACACCCTCACCCTCGGTCTCTACTTTGACCCGCTCTCTGCCATTACTACTTCCCTCGTATGTCTTATATCAACCCTGATATTCATCTACTCCATAGGATACATGGAAAATCTTTTTGGACAATGGACCTACAAATTCTACGCATACCTTTCTTTATTCCTCTTCTCTATGCTACTCATAGTGCTGTCGGATAACCTGCTTGGTATGTTCTTCGGTTGGGAAGGTGTGGGCTTGGCATCTTACCTTTTGATCGGCTACTTCCACCAGCAAAAATACGCCACAAACTCTGCCTTTGAAGCCTTCGTTATGAACCGCATAGGAGACTGGCTATTCCTTTTTGGCATATTCTCCATCTTTTACCTCTTTGGAAGTTTAAACCTTTTGGAGATATTCTCCAAGGTCAAAGAAATAGACCCTAACTTGCTTGGGCTTGCGGTTTTACTACTCTTTGGGGGTGCGGTAGGAAAGTCAGGACAGGTTCCACTTCACACATGGCTACCAAACGCCATGGCAGGTCCCACACCCGTGTCAGCCCTTTTGCACTCTTCCACGATGGTAGCAGCTGGCGTGTACATGGGAGCAAGGCTATATCCTGTGTTTGAGTCTGCACCGCAGAGTTTGAAGGTGGTAGCCCTCATTGGAGGAATTACTGCGCTGTTTGCTTCGCTGGCGGCCACCTCCCACACAGACATAAAGAAGATCATAGCCTTCTCCACCATGAGTCAACTGGGTCTGATGTTTTTAGCCTTGGGCATAGGGGACATGAGTTCTGCCATGTTTCATTTAACTACTCACGCCTTTTTCAAGGCACTGCTGTTTTTGTCGGCGGGTTCTATAATCCACGCCTTTCACCACCATGCCCGTGACATATATGAAGTGGGAGGGCTAAGAAAGCACATGCCCATAACTTATGCTACCTTCTTTGTGGGGGCGTTGGCATTAGCGGGCATATTTCCCTTTGCGGGATTTTGGAGCAAGGACCTGATAATAGCCAGTAGCTACGAGGCGTCTTTTGGTTTGGGAGTGTTTGTAAGCTTTGTAAGCTTTTTGACCGCTTACTACATATTCAGGGAAGGGTTTGTGATGTTTTACGGACCAGAGAGGCACAAGGAACACTTTGAGGAGGAACCACATGAGGCACCTTCTGTTATGCTTGTGCCCATGGTGGTGTTAGCCATAGGTTCAGCGGTAGTGGGCTTTTTTGAAGGTTGGTATATGAGTGCGTTAAAGGATCACAAGGAGATGCATTTAAACATAGCCATAAGTTCGGTGGTAATAGCCCTTTTGGGAATAGGTTTAGCGTATTTGGTGTTTGTCAAGAGAGTTTTGGACCCAGAAAAGCTGTATCAGTCTTTAAAGCCTGTTCATACCACCTTCAAAGAACAGTTCTTTACAGAAAGGTTGTATCACAAGGGATTTGCAAAGGGCTATATGGAACTCTCAAGGGGTCTTTTCTTGGTGGGTGATAGGTTCTTAATAGATGGTTTCATAAATCTTTTGAACTTTCTTTACTTTAAAGTGGTCAAGTTTCTGTGGATTAAGCTGGACATATACACGGTGGACCTTTTTGTTAATGGGGTTGCCAAGTTTTCCTTTAGGTTTGGGAGAAAAGCAAGCCTAATACAAACTGGTCTTCTAAACAACTATGTAGCCTTTTTGCTCTTTGGATTGGTTGTTTTGCTGGGAATAATCATTTACTTTATGAGGTGA
- the nuoK gene encoding NADH-quinone oxidoreductase subunit NuoK: MKIEIAYILISIFLFLCGLFGVIIRKNLITLLVSTELMLNGVNLGLVSMDKMVGGVEGQVFALFVLTVAAAEVAIGLGLVVAIFRLRGYEGSSEITQLRD; the protein is encoded by the coding sequence GTGAAAATAGAGATTGCTTATATTCTTATAAGCATTTTTTTATTCCTCTGTGGGCTTTTTGGTGTTATCATAAGGAAAAACCTTATAACCCTTTTGGTGAGCACGGAGCTAATGCTAAACGGTGTGAATTTAGGGCTTGTTAGTATGGACAAAATGGTGGGTGGTGTAGAGGGGCAGGTTTTTGCCCTCTTTGTGCTCACCGTAGCTGCAGCGGAGGTGGCGATAGGTTTGGGCTTGGTGGTGGCCATATTCCGCCTGAGGGGCTATGAAGGTTCCTCTGAAATAACCCAACTAAGGGACTGA